The Thermocrinis albus DSM 14484 genome segment TGTGAAAGAAGATACGGACATGTACCGTATACCCAGAGTGACTGTACCAAGAGACATGTGGTCTTTCATGGGCATACTCATAAAGTTTTTAAGAGCTCCATGAGTTCTGTCAGAGAATCTACAACGTAGTGAGGTTCAAAGTTGGCCTTTGTAAGCTCCTCCTTAGAGTACTTGCCGGTGGTTATAAAGATGGTTTTTATTCCCTGTTCCTTCGCACCTACCAGATCAGTGTAAAGGTCATCGCTTACCAAGTACACCTCATCCCCCTCCATACCACTGAGAGCCAGCCTCATGAACTCTTCGGAAGGTTTACCTAAGTTGGGTATAGGTTGTGAGTATCCGCAGGCGTGTGCCAACATATGAGCCAACGAACCTGCACCCGGAAAATAAAGACCATCGTCGTCTCTCACTATCCTGCTATGATTGACGGGCACTATCTTGGCAGATTCTAGGAAGACCGCCGAGGTAGCCAGCTTCAACTTGGTAAAGTTAATGTTCCTGTCTTGCCCTATCACAACCGCATCTACTTTTTGATCCTCCACTACTTGAAAACCTTCCTCTACAAGAAACTCTGCCAGTAAGGGAGAACCTATCACCAAGAGCCTGCTGCAGTGTAGCTCCCTTAGGTATACAGGCAGTATCTTTAGGGGTGTTATCAGTTCGTCCTCCTTGAGGTTTATCCCCTTCTTACTGAGGTCCTCCAGAAGGGTGGAAGGTGGCCGTGTGGAGTTGTTGGAAACAACCCGAAAGGGTATGCCTTCGGAACGCAGGAAGTCCAAAAAGGGCAATGTGTCAGGAAAAGGATTAAGGGCTTTGTCCTTCACCAGAACTCCGTCCATATCAAGAAGTAAGATCTTCCTTCTCATCTCAGTGTTTGAAGGGTATGCTTATCCAAAGTTCGTCAAAACCCTCCTTTTCCCTCTTTATATCTACTTCTATTTTACTAACGTCAAAAAGGGAGTACTTGGAGAAGACGGTTACGAGGTCATCCTTCAACATATCGGCGAAGTTGGGAGGCAGACCCCTCCTTTCGTAAGCCAGTACCATCGTGAGTCTCCTCTTAGCGTCGTCCTTACTCTTTCTCCTTCCTATCAGAAAATCAAAGATCATGCCCCTCCCCCAAATATCCTCTCTATTATGCTCCTCTTTTGACCATGGTAAACCATGGGCACTTCCTCACCCAGCAACCTCCTCGCTATATCCAGTATGGCCTTTGAGGCCGGATAAGAATCCTCCAGTACTATGGGCTCACCTCTGTTGGTAAAGTCCACCAGTTTGGGCTCTTCCGGTACAACACCTATGAGGGGAGCTTTCAGTATATCTACCACGTCCTCCACGGAAAGCATCTGTCCCTTCTTCACAGCATCCCACCTTATTCTATTGACCACCAAATAGTACTCGTTTTTCCCCATGTTCTCCAACATACCTATGATACGATCAGCATCTCTCACGGAAGAAACCTCAGGGTTCACCACTACCAGAGCAGCGTCTGCCGGTAACGAAGCTATCTGGAAGCCTCTCTCTATCCCCGCGGGAGAATCTATGAAGATATAGTCATACTGTCCGGAGCTTTTAACCTCCTCTACCATCTTCACCCATCTCTCAGGATCTACAGCATCCTTGTTCTTGGTCTGGTTTGCCGGCAAGAGCCAGAGATTCAGGCCCCTTTTGTCCTTAACAAGAGCCTTGCTGAACTCAACCCTTCCTTCCAGAACATCCAACACATCGTACACGATCCTGTTCTCAAGCCCCAGTATCATATCTAAGTTCCTCAAACCTATGTCAGCGTCTATATCCAGCACTTTTTTACCTAGCTTGGCAAGAGCTACGGAAATGTTAGCCGTCAGTGTGGTCTTACCCACACCTCCTTTACCGGAAGTCACCACAAACACTTTTGTCATCTCACACCCTCTCCAGAACTATTGTACCATCCTCCACCTTAGCCATCTCAGGATAACCGGGAGACCTTCTATCCTCATCGCTGGTTATGGCCAGTTTTCTTCCTATCCTTATCTGCTGAGGTTCCATCTGCTGAGCCACTACAACAGCACTTTCGTCTCCTAAGGCGCCTGCGAAAGCGATGCCTCTCAGTTTCCCCATCACTATTATGTTACCTGTTGCTATGACCTGTGCGTCCCTGTTGACATCCCCTAGCACCAGAACATCACCGTTGTGTTCTATCCTCTGTCCCGAGCGAAGATGCTTTCTTATCACCAACAACCTTCCCCACGTGCCCGGTTTGTTCTCCTGAGAGAGTTTACGCACATTCCTGAGCTTTTTTTCCAGGAGAAACTCCTCCACCTTCCTAAGAAGATCACCGTCCGATGTATCCACCAGGAAGTAAGCACCCTCCATAAGGCGACTGTTGGTTATATCCCTTAACCTTTCTAAAACCTCCCTGTGATCTGCGCCCTCCTGTATTCTGACAATGACTACGGGAAGGGTTGTACCTTTTATCTCTATCATGCTGAGAAAACTCCGGGGGAGGGACTCGAACCCCCAACCAGGTGGTTAACAGCCACCCGCTCTGCCGGTTGAGCTACCCCGGATGCTTAATATATTATACCCGATTCTAACCTTTTAACGTAATCCTCTATCCCATCCTCTAGGCTAAACATAGGCTCATAGCCGAGGATCTCTCTGGCGAGACTTATATCCGCTTCCGTGTGCTCCTGATAAAAGTCGTAAGGACAGTCAAAGTAGTCAGGCTCAAGATTTGTTCCAAGAAGGCCGTTGAGTATGCCAACTATATCGTTAAAACTCCTTGCCTTCCCTGTGGCTATGTTGAAGACTCCCGAAACATCCTTTTCGAGGGCCAAGAGGTTGGCCTTCACCACATCTTCTATGTACACGAAGTCCCTCTTTTGCTCACCCCACTTAAACAGCCTGGGCCTTCTTCCCTCCTTCATCTGTAGATATAACTGGTATACCATGCTGGCTGCCTTTCCCTTAAAGGACTCTCCTGGTCCGTAAACGTTAAAGTACCTAAAACCCACCACCTTTATGTCTGTCTGTGTCTGCAAGTATCTGAGCGCTATTCTGTCCATGATGAGTTTGGAAAAGCCGTAAACGTTCTGTGGTATCTCCCCTTTTCCCTCCTTCATAGGGGGTGTGGTCTTACCATAAACGGCTGCCGAAGAAGCGTAGATGAGCTTAGCTCCCCAGTAGGAACAGGCATCCAGTATGTACCTAAGACTGTCAGCGTTAGTTCTCATGACGAGGGCCTGATCCATAACGGTGGTGTCCGTTATGGCAGCTTTATGAAAGACCACTTCAAACCTAAAGTTCTTCTTCAGATACTCCCACAGGGAGAGATCTGTTACATCCCCTGTTATCACATCTCCGCCGAATCCCCACAGGTTTTTAAAATGACCCGAGGAGAAGTTGTCCAGTACCGTAACCCGTGCCTCTGGATAAGCCCTCTCTACAGCCTTCGCTACGTTGGAGCCTATGAAACCAGCTCCACCCGTTACCAAGACCCTCATCTCTTCTTACCCCTTTTGCCCCTCTTAGGTTCCTCCTTGAGGAGAAACCTCTTTATTACGTAACTTTGGACTATGTTAAGGATGTTGTTGAAAGTCCAGTAAAGCACGAGACCTGATGGAAAACTGGCAAACAAGAAGGTAAACACAACACTGGTAACGTACATCATCAAATTCTGACTTTTGTCAGGTGCAGGGCTCACCCATTGCTGAGCTATCATGGTGACACCCATGAGGATAGGTAGGAGATAGTAAGGATCCTTTTGAGCTAAGCTGGGTATCCACAGAAAAGAGGCAAGCTGTAACTCTGCCGTTATGGTGAGCACTTTGTAGAGGGCAAAGAAGATAGGTATCTGCAAAAGTATGGGAAGGCATCCCGACATGGGATTAAACCCAGCCTCCGCGTACAACTTCATAAGCTCTTCCTGAAACTTTACAGGATCATCTTTGTACTTCTCCCTCAGCTCCTGCATCTTAGGAGCCAGTTCCGAAAGCCTCATCATGGAAACAGTGCTTTTGTAGGTGAGTGGGAAGACTATCAGTCTTACCAAAAGAGTGAGAACCAGTATGGAGAAAACCCACGAATGGAGGTGTTCGTATATCCAGTACATGAAGACAAACAGTGGTTTTACTATGATCCTGAGAGTTCCGTAGTCTAAAACTTCCGAGAGACCTAACACCCTCAACCTGCCGTAGTCCTTGGCCCCCATATAGAGGATAAGAGGTTGTGAGTAGCGAACCACTACGAGAGAGTGATCCCCCTCCAGTCTGTATATAACTACTTGAGGGATGTTACCCACCAAGCCCTTAAAGTAGTATCTACTTTCCACACCCGCAAACTTTATATCTCCCTTTATGGACTGCCTACCCTCAACATCTTTGATATCTATCCTTTTCACACTACCATCTTGCTCCAAAACAGGACCTACGTGCGTGTAGAAAGAGTCCTCCTCTAAGGGTGTTCCTACGTTTACCCAGATAGGCCCAAGACCCTGCTCCTCTATGTAAAGCTTTATCCTTTCTCCATCGTACACCAGTCTCTTTCTTACGAACCAACCATTGCCCTGCAGCGTCATACTGATCTCTCTGTCGGAGCCTTGAACCTGGTAAGGAGAGAAGTTAAGCTCTACGTCCTTTTGGGGATCTCCCGTAAAGATCTCCAGAGGATACACACCCAGTTTCTTTTCGGTAGATGTCACCAAATCTTTCCCGTACTTTTCATCCACCCAGCTTACCACCTTACCACCCTGAGGTGAGATCTTAATACTGAAGTCCCCCAGCCGGTAGGAAAGGGTTTCAGAGGGTTTCTGGGCTTCGCGAAAGCTACCCAACATGAGCTGAGGAACGGATTCATCTTTTTGTACTTGCTTAGGTTTCTCCTGGGGTGGAGTAGATGGTCTGAACAATAGGAGATAAGTTTGGTAAGCGAACAGAGCAAAGGTTATAACCAGCAGAAAGATGAAGAGCCTCTTGGTATCAATGTCCTTTTTATCCATCAGGGGTAATCCACACCTCCTCGCGAGAAAGGATTACAACGGAGCACCCTCCATACCGCCTTTATGGTACCCTTGAAGGGACCATACTTCTCCACGGCCATTATAGCATACTGGGAGCAGGTAGGGTAAAAACGGCAGGAGGGAGGGTACAGAGGAGATACAAACCTCTGCCACACCCTCAGAAAGGTCACTACAAACTTCTTCAAGGCGCCAACCTGTGTCTTCCCTTCTTCCTTCTACGCTTTATTATCTTTCTGCCACTCTTGGAGGACATTCTAGCCAAAAAACCACTCTTACGTTTCCTCTTTAAGTTGGATATATGAGTGACGTTCCTCTTGGTGGCCATCGTGACTCCTCACTTGACAAAGAGGAGTATTATAGCTACCAGCAGAGCGTAAAGAGCGAGAGTTTCGATAAAGGCCAGACCTATGAACATAACCGTCTGCAACCTACCACCTACGGTGGGGTTTCTTGCTATACCTTCCTGAGTGCCCCTCACCGCATGTCCCATACCTATACCGGTACCTAAGGCCGCGAGACCTATCGCCAGACCTGCACCTAGGTACATCAGGCCTTGCTTGAGGGTCTCACCCTGCGCCGGTTCAGCCGCCATTGCCAAAACAGGCATCAGAACACTCAGTAGAGCCATAGCCTTTCTCATATCACACCTCCTCTATGGGATTTCATCTCTCAGTGCTCTCCGTGCTCCACCGCACCCGCCATATACACGGTGGAGAGTATCATGAAGATATAGGCCTGTATGAAAACTGCCAAAAACTTTATGGCTATTATAAACAAAAGGGCTATGGGGGAGAGGGCCATTATGACGGGGTTCTTAATAACGAGACTCACCAAAACAAGGAGTAACATGGCTCCCCCCTTCATGTTGGCGAACAGCCTGAGGGTGAGAGTTATAGGTCTCGCTAGATGAGACACCACCTCTATGAGAAAGAAGATGGGTGCGAGGTATACGTTAGGTCCCATGAAATGCTTGAGGTAACCGACACCGTGCAACCTGAAACCTTCCAAGTTGTAAAAGAAGAAAACTATGAGGGCTAGGGCCAGGTTAGTGTTCACGTTGGCGGTGGGGGCTTCCAAACCAGGTACCATACCTAAAAGATTGGAGAAGAAAACGAAAAGACCTATGGAAGCTATCAGAGGCACGTACCTTAGACCTTCGTGCCCCATGTTCTCCATCACCATTTTCCTGACGAACCTCAGGTAACCTTCCCACACCGCTTGAAGAGGTGTAGGTCTCACACCGGGCCTGCCCGCTAAGGCCAGCAGACCCAGCACTAAAGCCATACTTAACACACCGTACTGAACGTGGGTCCAGCTCACCTTATCCATAACGGATCTTCATTATATCACAATTAGAACCCGAAGGTGGTGGGAATATCCAAGTTAACGTCCTTAACCTCCTTTATGTCGGGAAACCTGCTCTTGAGGGCCCTCTCTATACCTGCCTTCAGGGTGAGCACTGACATACCACACCCCGCGCAGGCACCTATCATACGTACTAGAACGGTGCCATCTTCCAAAACATCCACCAACTCTACATCGCCCCCGTCAAACCTCAAAGCTGGCCTTATCTCATCCAGTACAGCCTCAATCTCCTCTCTTGTAGGCATCCTCATCACCTCCTTATGTAAAATTCTATGCTAAAGAATGATGAAGGAGCATGAGGTAGATCAGTTCGTAATCATAGGTAGGGTGAAGGACAGTTTCGGTCTGAAAGGTGAGTTGAAGGTAGATGCTTATCTGCCCGCCTCCCGGTGGAAGAAGATACAGAAGGTCTTCTTTAAGCGCAAGAACGGACCCTACGTGCCCTTTGAAGTGGAAAAAGTAAGATCCCACAACAGAGGTTCCGTGGTGTTGAAACTCAAAGGCATAGATATAAAGGAAGAGGCGGAGAAGTTGGTGGGAGCTTACATCTACCTACCTCGTGGTATGGTTCCTCCTAAGGGAAAGGATGAGTTCTACTTCTTTGAACTGGAAGGTCTGCAGGTGGTAACTACATCGGGCCACAGACTGGGGAAGGTAACGGGAGTAATAGAAGGAAGATCCTACTTTCTCTTGGAAATAGACAGAGGTAGAGGTTACATACCTTTTGTAAAAGAACTTGTAGGAGATGTAAATCTTGAGGAAGGGATAGTGTACGTAGATGACAGACTTAAAGAACTTTTTTAGGATCTTTTGGTCCACGTGATGGGACCAAAGTGAACCTCCATGCTGGCCTGTCCTATGGCTTCCGACAAGGACGGGTGAGAGTACACAGATCTGGACATAAAATCAGCTCCTAATCCTGCCTTCATGGCATGTATCACTTGGTGTAAAAGCTCTCCAGCGTTGGGACCCAGTATATGACAACCTAAGATTCTTTTAGTTCTCTCTTCCACCACCACTCTCACAAAGCCTTCGTTTTCTCCATCATCCATAGCTTTGGGGTTGGTAACGAAGGACACAACACCCACCCGTACATGGTAACCTTCGTCCTCCGCTTCGTCCTCCGTTAAACCCACAGAAGCTACCTCGTAAGCACTGTAGATGATCTTGGGCATGAGGGTGTCGTTCTTTTCCCACCCTTCATCACCCAGCATGTGGCTTACGGCTACCTTACCTTCGTACATAGCCTTATGGGCCAACATGAGAGGTGATGTGATATCGCCACAGGCATACACACTGGGTAGATTAGTTCTACAGTGCTTATCCACCACCACGAACCCTCTCTCGTCCATTTCTATACCTGTCTCCTTAAAACCCTCCGTGTTGGGCTTTCTACCCACAGCCAGCAGGATTATATCGGTGGTAAGTTGGGTACCGTCCGTAAAACTCACCTTCAAACCTTCCTCTGTCTTCTCATAATGATTTACAGTTGTTTTAAGCTTTATATCTATGCCCAGCTTTTTAAGCTTCCTGGCGAGGAATCTCGAAGACTCTTCCGGTATGCCTGCCATGGGTAGGAGTCTATCCTTAAGTTCCGTAAGGGTAACATCCGCTCCGTACATTCTGAATATGTAGGCGAACTCTACGCCAACCGCACCTCCACCTACTATAACCACTCTCTTGGGAAATTCTTCAAGATTCCATATGGTGTCAGTATCGTGGATGTACCGTCCGTCCGCCACCATACCCCCTACCGATACGGTAGAAGATCCTGTAGCCAGAAGCACAAACCTGGATCTTAGGGTTATGTCTGCACCTTCCACCACCACTGTGTTGGGATCCTTTAGGAAACCTTTCCCGTAGAAGATGGGTATGCCAAGATGCTGGGCAAACTTTTTAAAGTTCTCCCTTATGGTTCTTACCACGTTGTCCCTACCTTCTTTCAGATGTGGCATACTGAGGTGAAAACCTTTAGGTAGTATGCCGTAACGAGACATGTGAGAGAATCTCTCTATCATGTAAGCGCCGTATCTCATGTACTTGGAGGGAATACAACCCCTGTTGAGACAGTTGCCACCCACCGTTTCCGGAGAGAGCTCCACGAAGGCCACCTTCATACCCCTTCTGTGGGCGTAAAGGCCGGCCTCATAACCTCCACTACCGGCTCCCACGATCACTAAATCAAACTCCATTCCTTCTCTTCCTCCTCCTTTCTCTGTAGACAGCCTGTCGGCACTTCCTTATAACAGCCTTGTATTTATAGTAAACGGAGGGCGTAGATATAGGAAGGTTGTAGTACTTCTCCAAGAGGAGCATTATGTCCTCCGTTGTCATGTAACGATGGTTTCTTATGAGACTCTTTATGTACCTTACTATTCGTGTCTCTTTCATTGAGAGAATTTTAACGCGGGCCGAAGGCCCGCAGTTGGTGTCATACCAAACCTTTCAGTATCTCGTAAGCTTTCATAGCCTTATCAAAGCGCTCGTTGACCACATCCCAGTTTATGTTCTCCAGGAAAGCGTCTATGTAAGGAGGTCTTTTGTTTTTGTAGTCTACATAATAGGCGTGTTCATAAGTATCGAGCACTATGAGGGGTATGAGTCCGGTGAGATTGTAGACGTTGTGAGCGTCAAGACCGTTGACCACCAGTCTTCCGGAAAAGATGTCCAGTCCCAGTATGGCCCATCCTCTGAAGGCTGTACCTGCGGCCTTAATTTCCTGAACACAGGCATCCCAGGAGCCGAAATCTTCCTCCACCTTCTTCTTGAGGGCTTCAGATGGCTGTCCTTTAGCACCTAAGTGTCCAAAGTACAGCTCGTGTAGGACAACTCCCATGTAGTTGAAGGTCTCTTCTACCTTTAGCTCTCTGTACTCAGAGTAGTTTTGGTTAGCCTTGGAACGGTCGGAGAAGTTTAGGTCTGCTAACTTCTCCTGTATCTCGTTATACTTAGTCACGTAACCTTTGTAGTGAGCCTCAAAGTGGGGTTCTATCTGCTCGTTGGATATGCCCTTGAGTCCGGAAGGCTTTAGATGATCCTTAGGTTGAAGCTTATGTACAGCCATCTTACTACCTCCGTTATGTTGTTATATTGGTATTTTACCATATGCATACACCCTTAAAGAATGATATATCTCATCTTGCATCCAATTGCAGAACGTACTATTTTGGAATGCTTAGTGGTGATGGTGTTCTTCCGTATCCTCCGACTTCTTTACGGGTGCCTCCACTGTGAGTTTCCCCGATTCAAAGTGTAAGGTGATGCTTACTTTTTCCCCTTCTTTCAGAGGTTTTTTAAGACCTATCAGCATTATGTGGTACCCACCAGGTTTTAACTCCACCTGGGAACCCGGAGGGATTTCTATGAACTTGACCCTTCTCATTTTACCGTCTTGGGTTTCGTGAAGCTCTACGTGATGTGCCACGGAGCTGGAGGCGGATAGAAGTTTTTCAGGTTTGTCTCCGTTGTTTTTAAGCACCATGTAAGCAGCACTGACCTTGGATACGGGTGGCACCGCCCTCACCCACGCATCCCTCACCTCTACTTTAGGTTGGGCAAAGGCAGACCCTAAAAGGGCTAAACCAACCAGCCAGTTTCTCATGGAACCACCTCCTCGCATACTTTTATCAATTTTACAGCTGTACCTTCAGGAGTGTAAAGGACCTTTTCCTTTTGGGCATGCACCCTCAGTACGTAACCAAGAGCGTACCCTTCGGAACCTACAGAAGTTACCGTTCCTACCTGTTTATCGCCGTCGAAGAGTTTTTCTCCCTCTCTTAGCCCCTCTGCCTGCAGAAGAACTAAAGTTCTAGGTGTTCTACCTCTGTAGTACACACGGGCTATGGCCTCCTGACCCACATAACAACCTTTGTTAAGACTTATGGCGTATCTGAGGACACCGGCTTCCAAAGGAGAGAAACCTTCCCTCAACTCCTTACCTACGGCAGGTATACACCGCCTTATGCGAAGGTTTTCGGCTTCTTCCGTTGTCATCATCAGAGACTCAGGAAGTTCAAGATCACTTAGTTCTCCTATCAAGTCATAACCTGTCTCACGGAAGCGCACAGAGTTGTGGGCTATTATGACAGAGCCTTCAACGATAAGCCTTCCTTCCTGCGGTGCGTTCCCCCAGACTTTTTCCACGAAATCCTTACTGTCCTCACCCAGTAAGAAGATGTGCCTGTAGTTGGGTGTGAGATCTTCCAGATACACTTTCAGAGAAAGTTTCCTCTTTTCCAAATCTTCTATGACCTGCT includes the following:
- a CDS encoding superoxide dismutase; amino-acid sequence: MAVHKLQPKDHLKPSGLKGISNEQIEPHFEAHYKGYVTKYNEIQEKLADLNFSDRSKANQNYSEYRELKVEETFNYMGVVLHELYFGHLGAKGQPSEALKKKVEEDFGSWDACVQEIKAAGTAFRGWAILGLDIFSGRLVVNGLDAHNVYNLTGLIPLIVLDTYEHAYYVDYKNKRPPYIDAFLENINWDVVNERFDKAMKAYEILKGLV
- the yidC gene encoding membrane protein insertase YidC, which produces MDKKDIDTKRLFIFLLVITFALFAYQTYLLLFRPSTPPQEKPKQVQKDESVPQLMLGSFREAQKPSETLSYRLGDFSIKISPQGGKVVSWVDEKYGKDLVTSTEKKLGVYPLEIFTGDPQKDVELNFSPYQVQGSDREISMTLQGNGWFVRKRLVYDGERIKLYIEEQGLGPIWVNVGTPLEEDSFYTHVGPVLEQDGSVKRIDIKDVEGRQSIKGDIKFAGVESRYYFKGLVGNIPQVVIYRLEGDHSLVVVRYSQPLILYMGAKDYGRLRVLGLSEVLDYGTLRIIVKPLFVFMYWIYEHLHSWVFSILVLTLLVRLIVFPLTYKSTVSMMRLSELAPKMQELREKYKDDPVKFQEELMKLYAEAGFNPMSGCLPILLQIPIFFALYKVLTITAELQLASFLWIPSLAQKDPYYLLPILMGVTMIAQQWVSPAPDKSQNLMMYVTSVVFTFLFASFPSGLVLYWTFNNILNIVQSYVIKRFLLKEEPKRGKRGKKR
- the minC gene encoding septum site-determining protein MinC, whose amino-acid sequence is MIEIKGTTLPVVIVRIQEGADHREVLERLRDITNSRLMEGAYFLVDTSDGDLLRKVEEFLLEKKLRNVRKLSQENKPGTWGRLLVIRKHLRSGQRIEHNGDVLVLGDVNRDAQVIATGNIIVMGKLRGIAFAGALGDESAVVVAQQMEPQQIRIGRKLAITSDEDRRSPGYPEMAKVEDGTIVLERV
- the yidD gene encoding membrane protein insertion efficiency factor YidD, encoding MKKFVVTFLRVWQRFVSPLYPPSCRFYPTCSQYAIMAVEKYGPFKGTIKAVWRVLRCNPFSRGGVDYP
- the rfaD gene encoding ADP-glyceromanno-heptose 6-epimerase gives rise to the protein MRVLVTGGAGFIGSNVAKAVERAYPEARVTVLDNFSSGHFKNLWGFGGDVITGDVTDLSLWEYLKKNFRFEVVFHKAAITDTTVMDQALVMRTNADSLRYILDACSYWGAKLIYASSAAVYGKTTPPMKEGKGEIPQNVYGFSKLIMDRIALRYLQTQTDIKVVGFRYFNVYGPGESFKGKAASMVYQLYLQMKEGRRPRLFKWGEQKRDFVYIEDVVKANLLALEKDVSGVFNIATGKARSFNDIVGILNGLLGTNLEPDYFDCPYDFYQEHTEADISLAREILGYEPMFSLEDGIEDYVKRLESGIIY
- the atpB gene encoding F0F1 ATP synthase subunit A; translated protein: MDKVSWTHVQYGVLSMALVLGLLALAGRPGVRPTPLQAVWEGYLRFVRKMVMENMGHEGLRYVPLIASIGLFVFFSNLLGMVPGLEAPTANVNTNLALALIVFFFYNLEGFRLHGVGYLKHFMGPNVYLAPIFFLIEVVSHLARPITLTLRLFANMKGGAMLLLVLVSLVIKNPVIMALSPIALLFIIAIKFLAVFIQAYIFMILSTVYMAGAVEHGEH
- the minD gene encoding septum site-determining protein MinD translates to MTKVFVVTSGKGGVGKTTLTANISVALAKLGKKVLDIDADIGLRNLDMILGLENRIVYDVLDVLEGRVEFSKALVKDKRGLNLWLLPANQTKNKDAVDPERWVKMVEEVKSSGQYDYIFIDSPAGIERGFQIASLPADAALVVVNPEVSSVRDADRIIGMLENMGKNEYYLVVNRIRWDAVKKGQMLSVEDVVDILKAPLIGVVPEEPKLVDFTNRGEPIVLEDSYPASKAILDIARRLLGEEVPMVYHGQKRSIIERIFGGGA
- the rimM gene encoding ribosome maturation factor RimM (Essential for efficient processing of 16S rRNA), giving the protein MMKEHEVDQFVIIGRVKDSFGLKGELKVDAYLPASRWKKIQKVFFKRKNGPYVPFEVEKVRSHNRGSVVLKLKGIDIKEEAEKLVGAYIYLPRGMVPPKGKDEFYFFELEGLQVVTTSGHRLGKVTGVIEGRSYFLLEIDRGRGYIPFVKELVGDVNLEEGIVYVDDRLKELF
- the atpE gene encoding ATP synthase F0 subunit C — encoded protein: MRKAMALLSVLMPVLAMAAEPAQGETLKQGLMYLGAGLAIGLAALGTGIGMGHAVRGTQEGIARNPTVGGRLQTVMFIGLAFIETLALYALLVAIILLFVK
- a CDS encoding YgfZ/GcvT domain-containing protein, yielding MRWIELRRSKIKVYGQKNRLAFKGLDEEHTLFLHGLLTNDVKGMPPFSVSYHLMLRQNGAPIREFFLYKLQDHYLLDTPDPAKQVIEDLEKRKLSLKVYLEDLTPNYRHIFLLGEDSKDFVEKVWGNAPQEGRLIVEGSVIIAHNSVRFRETGYDLIGELSDLELPESLMMTTEEAENLRIRRCIPAVGKELREGFSPLEAGVLRYAISLNKGCYVGQEAIARVYYRGRTPRTLVLLQAEGLREGEKLFDGDKQVGTVTSVGSEGYALGYVLRVHAQKEKVLYTPEGTAVKLIKVCEEVVP
- the minE gene encoding cell division topological specificity factor MinE, producing MIFDFLIGRRKSKDDAKRRLTMVLAYERRGLPPNFADMLKDDLVTVFSKYSLFDVSKIEVDIKREKEGFDELWISIPFKH
- a CDS encoding HAD-IIA family hydrolase, producing MRRKILLLDMDGVLVKDKALNPFPDTLPFLDFLRSEGIPFRVVSNNSTRPPSTLLEDLSKKGINLKEDELITPLKILPVYLRELHCSRLLVIGSPLLAEFLVEEGFQVVEDQKVDAVVIGQDRNINFTKLKLATSAVFLESAKIVPVNHSRIVRDDDGLYFPGAGSLAHMLAHACGYSQPIPNLGKPSEEFMRLALSGMEGDEVYLVSDDLYTDLVGAKEQGIKTIFITTGKYSKEELTKANFEPHYVVDSLTELMELLKTL
- the rpmH gene encoding 50S ribosomal protein L34; this translates as MATKRNVTHISNLKRKRKSGFLARMSSKSGRKIIKRRRKKGRHRLAP
- a CDS encoding copper chaperone PCu(A)C, whose amino-acid sequence is MRNWLVGLALLGSAFAQPKVEVRDAWVRAVPPVSKVSAAYMVLKNNGDKPEKLLSASSSVAHHVELHETQDGKMRRVKFIEIPPGSQVELKPGGYHIMLIGLKKPLKEGEKVSITLHFESGKLTVEAPVKKSEDTEEHHHH
- a CDS encoding NifU family protein; this translates as MRMPTREEIEAVLDEIRPALRFDGGDVELVDVLEDGTVLVRMIGACAGCGMSVLTLKAGIERALKSRFPDIKEVKDVNLDIPTTFGF
- the lpdA gene encoding dihydrolipoyl dehydrogenase: MEFDLVIVGAGSGGYEAGLYAHRRGMKVAFVELSPETVGGNCLNRGCIPSKYMRYGAYMIERFSHMSRYGILPKGFHLSMPHLKEGRDNVVRTIRENFKKFAQHLGIPIFYGKGFLKDPNTVVVEGADITLRSRFVLLATGSSTVSVGGMVADGRYIHDTDTIWNLEEFPKRVVIVGGGAVGVEFAYIFRMYGADVTLTELKDRLLPMAGIPEESSRFLARKLKKLGIDIKLKTTVNHYEKTEEGLKVSFTDGTQLTTDIILLAVGRKPNTEGFKETGIEMDERGFVVVDKHCRTNLPSVYACGDITSPLMLAHKAMYEGKVAVSHMLGDEGWEKNDTLMPKIIYSAYEVASVGLTEDEAEDEGYHVRVGVVSFVTNPKAMDDGENEGFVRVVVEERTKRILGCHILGPNAGELLHQVIHAMKAGLGADFMSRSVYSHPSLSEAIGQASMEVHFGPITWTKRS